In the genome of Gadus morhua chromosome 12, gadMor3.0, whole genome shotgun sequence, one region contains:
- the LOC115555956 gene encoding cytochrome P450 2J2 isoform X3, producing the protein MRNRSPSDFPPGPWTLPIIRDTYRVDPNKMHLNFEEFAGKYGPIFSIQILGVRVVVVNGYKLMREVLVKRGEDYTDRPIIPIIYDVNETKGLLLSSGNSWKQQRRFALYTLRNFGLGKTRLEPTIQQECQYLIESFAQQQGAPSNPRTALIKAISNIISCLLFGKRFEYTDKKHQSIVEDFHELVKLQGGRGAMLYNTFPWLVKHFPGPHRGVFTLTRRVLSYIEERVEEHRVDHDPSLPRDYIDCFLTEMLKNEAPESRFDIENLSVCTLDLFVAGTETTTTTLHWGLLFMTYYPDIQKKVHAELDTVVGSSRQPSMSDRDSTPYTYAVIQETQRMGNILPLNIARMTTRETHIGKYTLPKGTVVMATLNSVLRDETMWETPHSFNPQHFLDQDGQARNREAFLPFSAGKRVCPGEQLARMELYLFFTSLLQRFSFSSPPGEKLSLDSAFAFINCPQPFRLCATPR; encoded by the exons ATGAG AAATAGAAGCCCCTCCGATTTTCCTCCCGGACCCTGGACTCTTCCTATTATTCGGGACACATATCGGGTCGATCCCAACAAAATGCATCTGAATTTTGAGGAG tttgcTGGGAAATATGGACCAATTTTTAGCATTCAAATCTTGGGTGTAAGAGTTGTGGTTGTCAATGGATACAAGCTTATGAGAGAAGTCTTGGTCAAGAGAGGAGAAGACTATACAGATCGCCCGATTATACCAATAATCTACGATGTGAATGAAACAAAAG gtttgttgttgtctagTGGTAACTCCTGGAAGCAGCAGAGGAGATTTGCTCTCTACACACTGAGGAACTTTGGTTTGGGTAAGACGCGTCTGGAACCAACCATCCAGCAGGAGTGCCAGTACCTGATTGAGAGCTTTGCACAGCAGCAAG GAGCGCCCTCCAATCCTAGAACAGCCTTAATCAAGGCAATCTCCAACATcatctcctgtttgttgtttggGAAACGCTTTGAGTACACTGATAAGAAGCATCAGTCTATCGTTGAGGACTTTCATGAATTAGTAAAGCtacaaggagggagaggggcgaTG ctgtacAACACGTTTCCATGGCTGGTGAAGCATTTTCCTGGACCTCACAGGGGGGTGTTCACTCTGACTCGTAGAGTTTTGTCCTACATTGAAGAGCGGGTCGAAGAGCACAGAGTGGATCATGACCCCTCATTGCCCAGAGACTACATCGACTGCTTCCTCACAGAAATGCTCaag AATGAGGCTCCTGAATCAAGGTTTGACATCGAGAACCTGAGTGTTTGTACACTGGACCTATTTGTTGCTGGGActgaaaccaccaccaccactctgcaTTGGGGACTGCTGTTCATGACCTACTACCCTGACATACAAA AGAAAGTCCACGCTGAACTAGATACCGTAGTTGGCTCATCTAGGCAACCCTCCATGTCTGACAGAGACAGCACTCCCTATACTTACGCTGTCATACAAGAAACCCAAAGGATGGGTAACATCTTACCTCTCAATATTGCCCGTATGACTACAAGGGAAACCCACATTGGAAAGTACACTCTCCCAAAG GGTACCGTGGTGATGGCCACCCTGAACTCGGTTCTACGTGATGAGACTATGTGGGAAACGCCACACTCCTTCAACCCTCAACACTTCCTGGACCAGGACGGGCAGGCTAGAAACAGGGAGGCCTTCCTGCCCTTTTCAGCTG ggaagCGTGTGTGTCCTGGAGAACAGCTCGCGAGGATGGAGCTGTATCTCTTCTTCACCTCCCTCCTTCAaaggttttctttttcttcaccCCCTGGAGAAAAACTCAGTCTAGACTCTGCGTTTGCATTCATTAACTGTCCACAGCCCTTCCGTCTGTGTGCCACGCCACGTTGA
- the LOC115555956 gene encoding cytochrome P450 2J2 isoform X2, giving the protein MSMIHIYQQNRSPSDFPPGPWTLPIIRDTYRVDPNKMHLNFEEFAGKYGPIFSIQILGVRVVVVNGYKLMREVLVKRGEDYTDRPIIPIIYDVNETKGLLLSSGNSWKQQRRFALYTLRNFGLGKTRLEPTIQQECQYLIESFAQQQGAPSNPRTALIKAISNIISCLLFGKRFEYTDKKHQSIVEDFHELVKLQGGRGAMLYNTFPWLVKHFPGPHRGVFTLTRRVLSYIEERVEEHRVDHDPSLPRDYIDCFLTEMLKNEAPESRFDIENLSVCTLDLFVAGTETTTTTLHWGLLFMTYYPDIQKKVHAELDTVVGSSRQPSMSDRDSTPYTYAVIQETQRMGNILPLNIARMTTRETHIGKYTLPKGTVVMATLNSVLRDETMWETPHSFNPQHFLDQDGQARNREAFLPFSAGKRVCPGEQLARMELYLFFTSLLQRFSFSSPPGEKLSLDSAFAFINCPQPFRLCATPR; this is encoded by the exons ATGTCAATGATTCACATCTATCAGCA AAATAGAAGCCCCTCCGATTTTCCTCCCGGACCCTGGACTCTTCCTATTATTCGGGACACATATCGGGTCGATCCCAACAAAATGCATCTGAATTTTGAGGAG tttgcTGGGAAATATGGACCAATTTTTAGCATTCAAATCTTGGGTGTAAGAGTTGTGGTTGTCAATGGATACAAGCTTATGAGAGAAGTCTTGGTCAAGAGAGGAGAAGACTATACAGATCGCCCGATTATACCAATAATCTACGATGTGAATGAAACAAAAG gtttgttgttgtctagTGGTAACTCCTGGAAGCAGCAGAGGAGATTTGCTCTCTACACACTGAGGAACTTTGGTTTGGGTAAGACGCGTCTGGAACCAACCATCCAGCAGGAGTGCCAGTACCTGATTGAGAGCTTTGCACAGCAGCAAG GAGCGCCCTCCAATCCTAGAACAGCCTTAATCAAGGCAATCTCCAACATcatctcctgtttgttgtttggGAAACGCTTTGAGTACACTGATAAGAAGCATCAGTCTATCGTTGAGGACTTTCATGAATTAGTAAAGCtacaaggagggagaggggcgaTG ctgtacAACACGTTTCCATGGCTGGTGAAGCATTTTCCTGGACCTCACAGGGGGGTGTTCACTCTGACTCGTAGAGTTTTGTCCTACATTGAAGAGCGGGTCGAAGAGCACAGAGTGGATCATGACCCCTCATTGCCCAGAGACTACATCGACTGCTTCCTCACAGAAATGCTCaag AATGAGGCTCCTGAATCAAGGTTTGACATCGAGAACCTGAGTGTTTGTACACTGGACCTATTTGTTGCTGGGActgaaaccaccaccaccactctgcaTTGGGGACTGCTGTTCATGACCTACTACCCTGACATACAAA AGAAAGTCCACGCTGAACTAGATACCGTAGTTGGCTCATCTAGGCAACCCTCCATGTCTGACAGAGACAGCACTCCCTATACTTACGCTGTCATACAAGAAACCCAAAGGATGGGTAACATCTTACCTCTCAATATTGCCCGTATGACTACAAGGGAAACCCACATTGGAAAGTACACTCTCCCAAAG GGTACCGTGGTGATGGCCACCCTGAACTCGGTTCTACGTGATGAGACTATGTGGGAAACGCCACACTCCTTCAACCCTCAACACTTCCTGGACCAGGACGGGCAGGCTAGAAACAGGGAGGCCTTCCTGCCCTTTTCAGCTG ggaagCGTGTGTGTCCTGGAGAACAGCTCGCGAGGATGGAGCTGTATCTCTTCTTCACCTCCCTCCTTCAaaggttttctttttcttcaccCCCTGGAGAAAAACTCAGTCTAGACTCTGCGTTTGCATTCATTAACTGTCCACAGCCCTTCCGTCTGTGTGCCACGCCACGTTGA
- the LOC115555956 gene encoding cytochrome P450 2J2 isoform X1, with amino-acid sequence MGLFSEILALEWMDTRGVLIFIFVFLILADYLRNRSPSDFPPGPWTLPIIRDTYRVDPNKMHLNFEEFAGKYGPIFSIQILGVRVVVVNGYKLMREVLVKRGEDYTDRPIIPIIYDVNETKGLLLSSGNSWKQQRRFALYTLRNFGLGKTRLEPTIQQECQYLIESFAQQQGAPSNPRTALIKAISNIISCLLFGKRFEYTDKKHQSIVEDFHELVKLQGGRGAMLYNTFPWLVKHFPGPHRGVFTLTRRVLSYIEERVEEHRVDHDPSLPRDYIDCFLTEMLKNEAPESRFDIENLSVCTLDLFVAGTETTTTTLHWGLLFMTYYPDIQKKVHAELDTVVGSSRQPSMSDRDSTPYTYAVIQETQRMGNILPLNIARMTTRETHIGKYTLPKGTVVMATLNSVLRDETMWETPHSFNPQHFLDQDGQARNREAFLPFSAGKRVCPGEQLARMELYLFFTSLLQRFSFSSPPGEKLSLDSAFAFINCPQPFRLCATPR; translated from the exons ATGGGGCTGTTTTCTGAAATATTAGCCCTTGAGTGGATGGACACAAGAGGTGTTTTAATATTCATCTTCGTTTTCTTGATCCTTGCTGACTATCTAAGAAATAGAAGCCCCTCCGATTTTCCTCCCGGACCCTGGACTCTTCCTATTATTCGGGACACATATCGGGTCGATCCCAACAAAATGCATCTGAATTTTGAGGAG tttgcTGGGAAATATGGACCAATTTTTAGCATTCAAATCTTGGGTGTAAGAGTTGTGGTTGTCAATGGATACAAGCTTATGAGAGAAGTCTTGGTCAAGAGAGGAGAAGACTATACAGATCGCCCGATTATACCAATAATCTACGATGTGAATGAAACAAAAG gtttgttgttgtctagTGGTAACTCCTGGAAGCAGCAGAGGAGATTTGCTCTCTACACACTGAGGAACTTTGGTTTGGGTAAGACGCGTCTGGAACCAACCATCCAGCAGGAGTGCCAGTACCTGATTGAGAGCTTTGCACAGCAGCAAG GAGCGCCCTCCAATCCTAGAACAGCCTTAATCAAGGCAATCTCCAACATcatctcctgtttgttgtttggGAAACGCTTTGAGTACACTGATAAGAAGCATCAGTCTATCGTTGAGGACTTTCATGAATTAGTAAAGCtacaaggagggagaggggcgaTG ctgtacAACACGTTTCCATGGCTGGTGAAGCATTTTCCTGGACCTCACAGGGGGGTGTTCACTCTGACTCGTAGAGTTTTGTCCTACATTGAAGAGCGGGTCGAAGAGCACAGAGTGGATCATGACCCCTCATTGCCCAGAGACTACATCGACTGCTTCCTCACAGAAATGCTCaag AATGAGGCTCCTGAATCAAGGTTTGACATCGAGAACCTGAGTGTTTGTACACTGGACCTATTTGTTGCTGGGActgaaaccaccaccaccactctgcaTTGGGGACTGCTGTTCATGACCTACTACCCTGACATACAAA AGAAAGTCCACGCTGAACTAGATACCGTAGTTGGCTCATCTAGGCAACCCTCCATGTCTGACAGAGACAGCACTCCCTATACTTACGCTGTCATACAAGAAACCCAAAGGATGGGTAACATCTTACCTCTCAATATTGCCCGTATGACTACAAGGGAAACCCACATTGGAAAGTACACTCTCCCAAAG GGTACCGTGGTGATGGCCACCCTGAACTCGGTTCTACGTGATGAGACTATGTGGGAAACGCCACACTCCTTCAACCCTCAACACTTCCTGGACCAGGACGGGCAGGCTAGAAACAGGGAGGCCTTCCTGCCCTTTTCAGCTG ggaagCGTGTGTGTCCTGGAGAACAGCTCGCGAGGATGGAGCTGTATCTCTTCTTCACCTCCCTCCTTCAaaggttttctttttcttcaccCCCTGGAGAAAAACTCAGTCTAGACTCTGCGTTTGCATTCATTAACTGTCCACAGCCCTTCCGTCTGTGTGCCACGCCACGTTGA
- the LOC115555956 gene encoding cytochrome P450 2J2 isoform X4, which yields MGLFSEILALEWMDTRGVLIFIFVFLILADYLRNRSPSDFPPGPWTLPIIRDTYRVDPNKMHLNFEEFAGKYGPIFSIQILGVRVVVVNGYKLMREVLVKRGEDYTDRPIIPIIYDVNETKGLLLSSGNSWKQQRRFALYTLRNFGLGKTRLEPTIQQECQYLIESFAQQQGAPSNPRTALIKAISNIISCLLFGKRFEYTDKKHQSIVEDFHELVKLQGGRGAMLYNTFPWLVKHFPGPHRGVFTLTRRVLSYIEERVEEHRVDHDPSLPRDYIDCFLTEMLKNEAPESRFDIENLSVCTLDLFVAGTETTTTTLHWGLLFMTYYPDIQKKVHAELDTVVGSSRQPSMSDRDSTPYTYAVIQETQRMGNILPLNIARMTTRETHIGKYTLPKGTVVMATLNSVLRDETMWETPHSFNPQHFLDQDGQARNREAFLPFSAVTNTSM from the exons ATGGGGCTGTTTTCTGAAATATTAGCCCTTGAGTGGATGGACACAAGAGGTGTTTTAATATTCATCTTCGTTTTCTTGATCCTTGCTGACTATCTAAGAAATAGAAGCCCCTCCGATTTTCCTCCCGGACCCTGGACTCTTCCTATTATTCGGGACACATATCGGGTCGATCCCAACAAAATGCATCTGAATTTTGAGGAG tttgcTGGGAAATATGGACCAATTTTTAGCATTCAAATCTTGGGTGTAAGAGTTGTGGTTGTCAATGGATACAAGCTTATGAGAGAAGTCTTGGTCAAGAGAGGAGAAGACTATACAGATCGCCCGATTATACCAATAATCTACGATGTGAATGAAACAAAAG gtttgttgttgtctagTGGTAACTCCTGGAAGCAGCAGAGGAGATTTGCTCTCTACACACTGAGGAACTTTGGTTTGGGTAAGACGCGTCTGGAACCAACCATCCAGCAGGAGTGCCAGTACCTGATTGAGAGCTTTGCACAGCAGCAAG GAGCGCCCTCCAATCCTAGAACAGCCTTAATCAAGGCAATCTCCAACATcatctcctgtttgttgtttggGAAACGCTTTGAGTACACTGATAAGAAGCATCAGTCTATCGTTGAGGACTTTCATGAATTAGTAAAGCtacaaggagggagaggggcgaTG ctgtacAACACGTTTCCATGGCTGGTGAAGCATTTTCCTGGACCTCACAGGGGGGTGTTCACTCTGACTCGTAGAGTTTTGTCCTACATTGAAGAGCGGGTCGAAGAGCACAGAGTGGATCATGACCCCTCATTGCCCAGAGACTACATCGACTGCTTCCTCACAGAAATGCTCaag AATGAGGCTCCTGAATCAAGGTTTGACATCGAGAACCTGAGTGTTTGTACACTGGACCTATTTGTTGCTGGGActgaaaccaccaccaccactctgcaTTGGGGACTGCTGTTCATGACCTACTACCCTGACATACAAA AGAAAGTCCACGCTGAACTAGATACCGTAGTTGGCTCATCTAGGCAACCCTCCATGTCTGACAGAGACAGCACTCCCTATACTTACGCTGTCATACAAGAAACCCAAAGGATGGGTAACATCTTACCTCTCAATATTGCCCGTATGACTACAAGGGAAACCCACATTGGAAAGTACACTCTCCCAAAG GGTACCGTGGTGATGGCCACCCTGAACTCGGTTCTACGTGATGAGACTATGTGGGAAACGCCACACTCCTTCAACCCTCAACACTTCCTGGACCAGGACGGGCAGGCTAGAAACAGGGAGGCCTTCCTGCCCTTTTCAGCTG TGACCAACACGTCCATGTGA